In a single window of the Raphanus sativus cultivar WK10039 chromosome 9, ASM80110v3, whole genome shotgun sequence genome:
- the LOC108837376 gene encoding uncharacterized protein LOC108837376, whose protein sequence is MTVDQLPKCLFKEGTETQVEKVNNTCRTSILEEVEKYVEAEYKEMLADPLFAQVMAIYEHKLQYSGRLIHTFACKQLLTAKRHELWFHYAWRPLRFAMQEFHAVTGLKYKDDEPDFGI, encoded by the coding sequence ATGACGGTGGATCAGTTGCCTAAATGCCTATTCAAAGAGGGTACCGAAACACAAGTTGAGAAGGTGAACAACACTTGTAGAACTTCTATACTTGAGGAGGTGGAGAAGTACGTTGAGGCAGAGTACAAAGAAATGTTGGCTGATCCGCTGTTTGCTCAGGTTATGGCAATTTATGAGCATAAGCTTCAGTATTCGGGGAGACTGATCCACACCTTTGCTTGTAAGCAGCTTCTTACCGCAAAACGTCATGAGTTGTGGTTCCATTATGCTTGGAGGCCTCTCAGATTTGCGATGCAAGAATTCCATGCGGTTACTGGTCTGAAATACAAAGACGACGAGCCTGACTTTGGTATCTAG
- the LOC130499858 gene encoding uncharacterized protein LOC130499858, translating to MSKFTSLEFEVLDITGNNYLAWALDAEFSLSAKGLEATILEGNKAESQDKAKAMILLRHHLHVDLKNEYLTVKDPQILWNNLKERYDHQKTVILPKARYEWTHLRLQDFKSVSEYNSALFKITSKLELCGEKITEADKLEKTFSTFHANNFVLQTQYREKGFQKYSQLISCLLVAEQNNELLMKNHGLRPTGSAPFPEVNVTEQNNTGRRNGYTRGRGRGRGHGRGDTRGRGYGQIRVRGVSFKNSNSHQKWENKDGNKQATECYRCGSKDHWARTCRTPKHLVDLYQKSVKQKGKNVETNMVYEGGEGDFDMVDATHLDISDFLIDEEKK from the coding sequence ATGTCAAAGTTTACTAGTCTTGAATTTGAAGTTCTTGATATCACTGGAAACAATTACTTGGCTTGGGCATTAGATGCCGAATTTTCCCTTAGTGCAAAGGGACTTGAAGCTACAATCCTAGAAGGAAATAAAGCTGAAAGCCAAGATAAAGCAAAAGCTATGATACTCCTTCGTCATCACCTCCATGTAGATCTCAAGAATGAGTACTTGACGGTGAAAGATCCGCAAATCCTTTGGAACAACTTAAAGGAAAGGTATGACCACCAGAAAACTGTGATTTTACCTAAAGCTCGGTATGAATGGACACATCTGAGATTACAAGACTTTAAGTCTGTAAGTGAGTACAACTCAGCCTTGTTCAAAATTACCTCCAAGTTGGAGTTATGTGGAGAGAAAATCACGGAAGCTGATAAGTTAGAGAAGACTTTCTCTACTTTTCATGCAAATAATTTTGTCCTGCAGACACAATACCGTGAAAAGGGATTCCAGAAGTATTCCCAACTTATATCTTGTCTCCTTGTGGCTGAGCAAAACAATGAGCTTTTGATGAAAAATCATGGACTACGTCCAACTGGTTCTGCTCCATTCCCTGAAGTGAATGTGACTGAACAGAACAACACGGGCCGCAGAAATGGCTACACTCGTGGTCGCGGTCGTGGTCGTGGACATGGTCGTGGAGATACACGTGGACGTGGATATGGTCAAATTCGAGTCCGAGGAGTTTCTTTTAAGAACTCTAACTCTCACCAGAAGTGGGAAAACAAGGATGGTAACAAACAAGCAACTGAATGCTACCGATGTGGAAGTAAAGACCATTGGGCTCGTACGTGCCGTACACCAAAGCATCTTGTTGACCTGTATCAAAAATCAGTGAAACAAAAGGGAAAGAATGTGGAAACAAATATGGTGTACGAAGGTGGAGAGGGAGACTTTGATATGGTTGATGCCACCCACCTTGACATTTCCGATTTTCTCATTGACGAAGAGAAAAAGTGA
- the LOC108824439 gene encoding NAC domain-containing protein 69, with protein sequence MEKNLVGYRFSPTGEEVINYYLKNKILDKPWLVDQAIREINIYAYNPEFLPSLSKIESNDLVWYFFCRRECQATDKKKGTKRTTPSGFWKATGKDRIIKEKRGHGVEIGIKKTLVYHHGKGANGVKTPWVIHEYHITSLPLNQRKYVICQVKYKGEDSLYGNNSNELSHSTMVSDLNTARVINTTPVVEQQRDEDLCMSVDDLANPLNEQDDPSLFDPDMFFNDNDRSYQQPLAPYDDDDNISELLKYNGGNHADVLGDLDIILQEHRNDHKPKKALTGNIVDCSSGSDDAESICATSYQGTSSPDSVHSLSAQFHTSVDETPSLRKDSSTDIQPHAETSINRMTWKSRRTVPSKLEVKEGKSKAIDASMDNKKGWFITEEAMQRNHKIPPYHCLMNMIVGFILLVAFMATLCRFY encoded by the exons ATGGAGAAGAATCTCGTGGGATATAGGTTTAGTCCTACGGGAGAGGAAGTGATCAACTAttacctcaagaacaagattcTTGATAAACCATGGCTCGTCGACCAAGCCATTAGGGAGATCAACATCTATGCTTACAATCCCGAGTTCTTGCCTT CGTTATCGAAGATCGAATCAAACGATCTTGTATGGTACTTCTTCTGTCGAAGGGAGTGCCAAGCAACTGACAAGAAGAAGGGAACGAAGAGGACAACACCTTCTGGGTTCTGGAAAGCTACCGGCAAGGATCGGATAATCAAGGAGAAGAGAGGACACGGTGTTGAGATCGGGATCAAGAAGACGCTTGTGTACCATCATGGCAAAGGTGCTAATGGAGTTAAGACTCCTTGGGTCATCCACGAGTATCACATCACTTCTTTGCCTCTTAACCAG AGGAAATATGTTATCTGCCAAGTAAAGTACAAGGGTGAAGACAGTCTGTACGGTAATAACTCCAATGAGTTAAGCCACTCTACCATGGTCTCTGACTTGAATACTGCCAGAGTGATTAACACAACCCCTGTG GTTGAGCAACAAAGGGACGAAGATCTCTGTATGTCTGTGGATGATTTGGCCAACCCACTGAACGAGCAGGATGATCCCTCTCTGTTTGATCCAGACATGTTTTTCAACGACAACGACCGCTCTTACCAGCAGCCACTAGCTCCCtacgatgatgatgataatattagTGAACTGCTGAAATATAACGGAGGGAATCATGCTGATGTGCTTGGTGATCTAGACATCATATTGCAAGAGCACCGCAACGATCACAAGCCAAAGAAAGCTTTGACAGGGAACATTGTTGATTGTAGCAGTGGTAGCGATGATGCTGAATCCATATGTGCAACG AGTTACCAAGGAACATCAAGTCCAGATAGCGTTCATAGTTTGAGTGCACAGTTCCACACTAGTGTAGACGAGACTCCATCTTTGAGGAAAGACTCTTCCACAGATATTCAACCTCATGCAGAAACTTCTATAAATAGAATGACCTGGAAATCTCGGCGCACCGTACCATCAAAACTAGAG GTGAAAGAAGGAAAGTCTAAAGCTATTGATGCATCCATGGACAACAAGAAGGGCTGGTTTATTACAGAAGAAGCAATGCAGAGAAACCATAAGATTCCACCGTATCACTGTCTCATGAACATGATCGTAGGCTTCATCCTCTTGGTTGCTTTCATGGCAACATTATGTCGGTTTTACTAA